The following are encoded in a window of Salinibacter ruber DSM 13855 genomic DNA:
- the ruvA gene encoding Holliday junction branch migration protein RuvA, giving the protein MIDYVSGTLVDKTTDSALVDVNGLGYRVHVPTSTYKRLPDTDEEVTLHTYHYLREDDESLYGFATKAERTVFETMTGVSRVGPKLALSALSAMTPTELRDHVMEGDKSRLTQISGVGTKTADRLIVELRDRLADLDVLEDTSPLSGGSDARAEARADALEALTELGLSKADAERSIRQVLRDNAGIQSADELVRRALKADQE; this is encoded by the coding sequence ATGATCGACTACGTCTCCGGCACGCTCGTCGACAAGACGACGGACTCGGCCCTCGTGGACGTGAACGGGCTCGGCTACCGGGTGCACGTTCCCACCTCCACCTACAAGCGGCTGCCGGACACCGACGAGGAGGTCACCCTGCACACGTACCACTACCTCCGGGAGGACGACGAGTCGCTATACGGCTTCGCCACCAAGGCGGAGCGGACGGTCTTCGAAACGATGACCGGCGTCTCGCGCGTGGGCCCGAAGCTGGCGCTGTCCGCCCTCTCGGCGATGACCCCGACCGAGCTGCGCGACCACGTCATGGAGGGGGACAAGAGCCGACTGACGCAGATTTCGGGGGTCGGCACGAAGACGGCCGACCGCCTCATCGTCGAGCTCCGCGACCGCCTCGCAGACCTGGACGTGCTCGAAGACACATCGCCCCTCAGCGGCGGGTCGGACGCCCGGGCGGAGGCGCGGGCCGACGCCCTGGAGGCCCTCACCGAATTGGGGCTCAGCAAGGCCGACGCCGAACGGTCCATCCGTCAGGTGCTGCGCGACAACGCCGGCATCCAGTCGGCCGACGAGCTGGTCCGGCGGGCCCTGAAGGCGGACCAAGAATAA